The sequence TGTTATCACGGCATCAGCAGCCGCCATGCGGCGCAGTATCTGCTTAGCCTGGGGTTTGCCGCGGTATACAGCATTGACGGCGGGTTTGAGGCCTGGCAACAGCGCTATCCCCAGGATATTGACGCGCAGATTTGAGCGTGCCGCGCCGGTATCGCCGCCATCGGCGTTAACGCGCGCCGATGGCGGATTCGCCGTTACGCGCGGTTTTTAAAGGTCTGAATAATACTTTTCCCCTGCATAATAACCACCAGCAGAAAAAGCGCGGCCAGAAAGGCGGATATCGGCCGTTCGACGAATGCCGTCCAGTCGCCGTCCGATTTGATCAGTGAAGACAGCAGGCTCTTTTCAAACATCGGCCCGAGCACCATGCCTAAAATAACCGGCGCGATGGGATAGTGATATTTCTGCAAATAGTAGCCGATAACCCCCATAACCAGCATCACGACCACCGAGGCCATCGAATTATTCATGGCGAAGGCGCCGACGATGCTGAAGACGATCACCACGGGGTAGATAATATCCTTATTAACGGATATCAGCCTTTTCAGAAAATTGACCACAATCAGCGCCAGCGGCAGCAGGGCCAGGTTGGCGATAAAAAACAGCATAAAGATGGCGTACAGCTTTTCAGGGTGAAAGATAAACAGCGAAGGGCCCGGCTGCATATCTTTCATATACAGCACGCCGATAACAATCGCCGCCACCGAATCGCCGGGAATGCCGAATACCAGGGTGGGAATATAGCTGCCCGCCAGGCTGGCGTTGTTGCTTGACGAGGCATTGATCACCGCCTCCTCCGAGCCTTTACCGTATTTTTCCGGGTTGCGGGAGAATTTTTTTGCCACGGCGTAGGAGATCCAGGCGGCAATATCCGCTCCGGCGCCGGGCAGCACGCCAATCAGCGTGCCGATGGCGCTGCTGCGCGCAATGCCGAGCCGGTTTTTCTTCAGCGCCGGGAAAATACCGGCGAGGATATTGAGAGAGGACTTTTCCGCGGCGTGAGCGGGATGGTTTACCGGCGCGGCGCCGTTGCGGCTGGCGTAATATTCAATGGCGTTGGCGATGGCGAACATGCCGATCATCGCCGGGATAAAGCTGATCCCTTCCAGTAAGGATACCTGGCCGAAGGTGAAGCGCGGCTGTCCGGTAAACTCATCGTAACCGATGGTGGCCAACGCCAGCCCCAGTAGCAGCGCCAGCAGGCTTTTAACGATATATTGTCCGGCGATCAGCGTGGAGCAGCTTAGCCCCAGCAGGGCCAGCCAGGCGTATTCGAACGAGCTGAATTTTAAGGCGAACGACGCCAGTAACGGGGAGGCGAAGGTTAAGACGACGGCGCCGATAATGCCGCCGATCACCGAGGTGCTTAACCCCAGTCCGAGAACGTAATTGGTTTTTCCCTGCTGGCTGAGGGCATAGCTGTCGTCCACGTAGGCCGCGGATGCCGGCGTTCCGGGAATGCGCAGCAGGACGCCGGGAATATCGCCGGCATAGATGGTGGAGGCGCCGACGGAGATCATCATCGCCAGCGCGGGGATCGGATCCATAAAAAAAGTAAAGGGAACCAGCAATGCCACGGCCATGGTGGCGGTGAGTCCGGGTATCGCCCCCACGAACAGGCCGAACAGCCCGGCGGCCAGAATAGCGATGATGGCGCTGAGGGTAATATATTCACTGGCGTTAATCAGGATATCCATTAACTGGCTCCATTAAAAAAGCGTGCCGGACGGTAATGGCACCAACAGTATTGTCGAAAAAAGATAATAAATACCGGCTGCAAGACCGACGGCGACGACGGAGGCGAGAATTTTGTTATTTTTCAGAAACAGCAGCAGCAGGCCGACCATGATGACGCTGGCGGTCAGGATAAACCCGAGTAATTCGACGCAATAAATATAGAAAACCACCACCGCCACCAGCAGGGCGACGCTGGCGATATCCTGCCAGCCGGTGACGCCCGGCTGATTTTTTACTTTTCCGCGCCAGACGGCGATAAGATCCAACGCGGACAGCAGCACGATAAGGCAGCCGATGATGGCTGGCATGAAACCGGCGCCGAAAGAGCGGATATCCCCCAGCGCGATATAGGAATAAAGAAAAATACCGCCCCCGAAGAGTAAAAACAGCAGCGGCAGCGCTAACGCTAATCTCATGGCGTATCAGGTGTTATTTGCATAACACCCGCCTGTTTTATTTATCGGTGGAGAGCAGTTCGCCAAAACGGGCATCTTCCTGGCGCATAAACTGATACAGAGCGTCGTCGTATAACGCGCCGACCTCAAAGCCTTGGTTATTGGCGAATTTCTGTAACTCCCCGGACTCATAGACCTTTTTCATCGCTGCGGTCAGCGTGGTCTGAATGTCGGTGGGAAGTCCCTTGGGCGCGGCCAGCACATTCCAGGTGGTGAGTGACCAGTCGTAAGGCGTGGCCTGTTTAAACAGCGGGATACTGGCGTACAGTTCGGAAGGCTGGGCGGACATAATGGCCAGATGGCGCACCATGCCGGCGTCGACCATGCCCTTGGCTTCGCCGGGCGAAGAGGTGACGAAATCGACCCCGCCGGAGACCAGTTCCTGTAAAGCGCCGCTGGCGCCCTGCGACGGAATAAACCTTACGGCATCCTCCGGCAGGCCGGCGCTCTTCAGCATGCCCAGGGTGTTGAGGTGCCAGACCGATTTAAGCCCGCTGCCGGAAGCGCGCAGTTTGCCGGGCTGCTGTTTGATCGCCTCGATCAGCTGATTGGCGTCCTGGTACGGCGAATCCTTGGCGACCTGAAGCCCGCCGTAAATCACCGCCAGCCGGCTTATCGGCGTGTAATCCTGATAGCTGAGCTCGGCCATCTTCTGGTGGTGCATCATGGCGATCTCCACCGTTACGATGCCGAGCGTATAGCCGTCGGGCCTGGCGCGCTTGATGGCGTCATGGCCCACGACGCCGCTGCCGCCGGTACGGTTGACCACGTTGACATTGACGCCCAGCTCTTTTTGCAGTCCGGAAGCAACCAGACGGGCCACGGTATCGGTGTTTCCGCCGGCGCTCCAGGGCACGATAATGGTGATGGGTTTTTCCGGCCATGCGGCGAAAGCCGAGCTGGATATCAGCAGGGTGGCTAAGGAGGTTAACCGGATCATATTCATGTGATGGTTCCTTCTTGTCGGGGTATGAGGCGTAAATTTGTTTATCTTATTGATGCTATTTTCTTTTTATAATGCTCGGTGCCGCTGCGAATCTGATCGAGCAGTACGGTTAACGCCCAGTATTTTTCCAGGACGTTATCTTTGTTGACCCGGCAATGTTCGCTGTCGAAGGTTCCCAGCCGCTGATGGTAGATTTTGGCGTTTTTCGGGTAGCCCAGCGTCTCCGTTACCGCCGCCAGAGAGAGGAATATCGCCAGTTCCTGCGCCAGCGCCGGATCGCGGGCGTGGTGATGGTAAAGCCAGCCATACAGTTCGGGATGAAAATTGGTGAACACGCCGCTGAAGCCTTTGGAGCCGGCCTTGATAGCGTCAAAAGCGATGGCCGCGTTGGCGTTGATAATATTGAGCGGCGTGCCGGCCACCAGTTTCACCCGCCGCGCGACGGTCGGCAGATCGCAGCTGACGTCTTTCAGCACCACAAAACGTCCGCTATCGGCGCAATAGCGCAACTCGTCATCGCTCAGCAGGCGGCGGTAGGGCGCCGGGCATTCATACAGCCCGAGCGGCATCGTTTGCGGCAGCGCCGCCAGCAGGCTATGCAGCGTTGCATGGAATGTCTCGCTGCCCTGATTGCGCGGGTCCAGATGGTTGGTCACCAGCACCAGCGCATCAATGCCGGTTTCGGCCATGGCGCGGAGTTCGGCGATTTGCTCGTTAAGATCGTCGCTGATATGCCCCGAGGCGATCACCGGAATACGGCCGGCGACCCGTTCCACCACAAAACGCGCCAGCGCCAGGCGCTCCGGCAGGCTGAGAAACTGCATTTCGCTTGACTGACAGACGGCGAACAGCGCGTCGACGCCTTGCTCAAGATACCAGTCGATCAGTTTTGCCAGACCGGGATAATCAATGTCGTTGCGTGCGGTAAAGGGGGTCAGCATGACCGGAACGATGCCTTCGATTTTTTTCATTCTTCACTCCTTGCGGCGGATGCGGTGCTTAAAAGCGGAAAGATCGGAAAACGCCCGCGGCTAGCGCTGCGCCAAACGGGCCATGACCTGTTGATGGCGCGGCATATTCGACGCGCCTTCGCGCTCGACCGCCAGGGAAGCGAACGCGGCGGCGTAAGTCGCCGCCTGGGCGATGCTCTGGCCGCCGGCGATGGCGGCGGCAAAGGCGCCGTTAAAGGCGTCGCCCGCGCCGGTGGTGTCCACGCTCAGCGCGGGGAATGCCGGAATATGCCGGAATTGCCCGTCGTCGAGAATCAGGGCGCCGTGCGCGCCCATGGTTATGATGACCCGCGCCGCGCCGAGGGCGACAATCTTCTGCGCGGCCTGTTTCGCGCTGGCCAAATCGCGCACTTCGATACCGGAAAGCAGCGAGGCTTCGGTTTCATTGGGGGTAATCACGTCGACATATTCCAGACAGTTGAGCGCATCGTGGGAATAGGGCGCGGGATTAAGCACCACTTTACTATTTAATGTTTTCGCCAGCTTCATGGCATTAAGCGTGGCGGCGAAATTATTTTCCAGCTGTAGCAATAATACATTCGAGTCGGCAAGCTCCGGCATAATAGCCGCGACTTCATCATCGGTAATGGTTTTATTGGCGCCGGGATAAATGGCAATCATATTTTCGCCATCCTGTTGGGAAACATAAATAATGGCATTCCCGGTCGGTTCGCTATCGGACTGGTAGAGTTTAAAGGAGAGTATTTCCGAGGAAGAGAGATGATCGTAGGCGAACTGGCTGAATTGATCTTTTCCCACCTTGGCGACAAAATGCACCTTGGCGCCCGCGCGGCTGGCGGCCATAGCCTGATTGGCGCCTTTCCCGCCGGGGCCGAGCGTGCTGCCCAGCGCCAGCAAAGATTCCCCGCCTTTGGGGAAGCGCGCGACTTTGGCGACGATATCAACGTTAAACGAGCCCAGGATACAGACCTTACCTTGCATTTTATTTCCCTTCTTCGGCTGGTTTTTATTTCTTTGCCGGCTTTTAAGCTGGGTTAAAAGTACCTCGAAATCGCCTCCGGTATCGGCAATGAGTTTTGACTGTAAGCTGCGGCGGATAATAATGGCGCCGCCGTGGCAGCGCTGCACCAGATTTAATCGGGCCAAGGCATTTAAGTCGCTGCGAATGGTTTCTTTGGATACCGAAAACATATCGGCCAGGCAGTCAACGCCGGCCCGCTCTTTTTTATCCAGATACGCCAGAATATTATTTCTTCGTTCGATGAGAAACATAATCGCTCCCGCCCTTACGGTAAGAGTAAATGAGCCCACCTGGCCAAAAAGTGATTGTGATCATATGTTGTCAGGCAAAACGGAAGTAAACAAAAATCGCATGTTATGTTAGCGGGAACGCCGGGTTTTATCTGTGACGTAAAGAATATTTATCAGGATGGCGCGCTAAAGAAGCGGTACGAAGATGGCGGTGCGATTGTCCTGCCTATTAAAACGAATTTTTATTACTATATTGACCAATCAACTTACTCTATGGTTTGCAACAAGATTATGATCCGAGTGATTGCCCTATCCAACCCGCGTCTGGCACAGGCGTTTGTTGATTACATGCAGACGCGGAACGTCCGTCTGGAAATGCGTACCGCCGGGCAGGAAGCCGAGCTGTGGCTGGCGGACGATCGGCAACTGGACGAGGTGCGGCAGGCGCTGGAAATTTTTCTGCGCGACCCGTTCAATCCGCGCTATCAGGCGGCGAGCTGGCATACCGGCTCCACCGATTCCGGCATCCGCTATCAACGCTTTTCCTATCTGCAAACGTTGCAGCAGCGGGCGGGGCCGCTGACGTTATCGATCATCATTGCCGCCATCGCGGTTTTTTTGCTGATGCAGATTTCGGGTTACGAATCGGTGATGGCGTGGCTGTCCTATCCGGACGCCGGACAGGAATGGCAGCTGTGGCGCTGGTTCAGCCATGCGTTGCTGCATTTTTCCCTACTGCATATTCTGTTCAATCTGATGTGGTGGTGGTATCTGGGCGGGCCGGTGGAGAAAGTTCTGGGCACCGGTAAACTGTTGATGATTACCCTGATTTCCTCAGTGGCGAGCGGCTGGGCGCAGTCCTGGTTCAGCGGGGTTCACTTCGGTGGATTGTCCGGGGTTGTTTATGCTTTGATGGGATATGTCTGGCTGCGTGGGGAAAGGGAGCCCGAAGGCCGTTTATTTATGCCGCGTAGTCTGATGGCTTTTGCCGTGCTGTGGCTGATAGCCGGATATTTCGATATTTTGGGTATGTCGATAGCCAATGCGGCGCATGTGGCGGGATTAGTCGTCGGGTTATTGATGGCCTTTTGGGATACTTACAATAAAACCGATACCCGGTAAAGCCGGGCGCTTAGGGGATTAACGTGAAGCAAACACAACGGCATGAGGGCATCATTGAACTGGTGCGTCGTCAGGGGTATGTCAGTACCGAAGAGCTGGTGGAACATTTTGCGGTGAGTCCGCAAACCATTCGCCGGGATCTGAACGAGTTGGCGGAACAGAATAAAATCCATCGCCATCATGGCGGCGCGGCCTTGCCTTCAAGTTCGGTTAATACCGCTTATAATGACCGTAAAATGATGTGGTCGGAAGAGAAAGCCCGCATCGCCCGCAAGGTCGCCAGCCAGATCCCGGATGGCGCGACGCTGTTTATCGATATAGGCACCACACCCGAAGCCGTCGCCCATGCGCTGATGCAGCACAAAAATCTGCGCGTGGTGACCAATAACCTGAATGTGGCGACGCTGCTGACGGCCAAGGAGGATTTTCGCTTGATCCTCGCCGGCGGGGAAGTGCGTAGCCGCGACGGCGGCATTATGGGCGAGGCGACCCTGGATTTTATTTCTCAGTTTCGTCTGGATTTCGGTATTTTGGGTATCAGCGGCATTGACATGGACGGTTCATTGCTGGAGTTTGACTACCATGAAGTACGAACCAAGCGGGCAATCATTGAAAATTCCCGTTGTGTCATGCTGGTGACGGATCATTCTAAATTTGGTCGCAATGCCATGGTAAACCTGGGCAATATGGATTTGATCGATTATCTTTTTACCGATCAACTACCACCACCCAGCGTGCTGAAAATCATTGAACAATATAAGGTGCAGTTGGAGTTGTGCTGATCCAGGCGTGCCTTTTTCCGTGATGGACTAGAGGGGATAGGCGCCATGCCATTGTTTCCGTTTAACCGAGTGTTTTCATCTGCGTTTAACCCATCACAGTTCGCCGCGGCGTTGCTGCGCCAGCGGCAATATTACGGCGTCGCTTCCCTAAGCCGGATGACGCCGGCGCAACGCTGGCGCGCCGTCAGCGCCGCACTGGCCGAACAGCTGGCCGCGTCCTGCCCTTTTCCCGCGCCGCCGGACGACGCCGGAGCCCGGCCGGCGGCGCGCCACGTCAATTACCTGTCGATGGAGTTTTTACCCGGCCGTCTTACCGGCAATAATCTGTTGAATCTGGGGTGGTATGACGCCGCGGCCGAGGTGTTGGCGCAGCAGCAGATTAACCTGAGCGACGTGCTGGAGCAGGAAACCGACCCCGCTTTAGGCAATGGCGGACTGGGGCGGCTGGCATCCTGTTTTCTCGACTCCATGGCCACCGTGGGGCAGCCGGCGATCGGCTACGGCCTCAACTATCAGTATGGCCTGTTCCGCCAGCATTTCGCCCAGGGACGGCAGCAGGAGACGCCGGACGACTGGCGGCGCGACGGCTATCCGTGGTTTTTCCCGCGTCCTGAACTGGCGGTGGACGTCGGCTTCGGCGGCGAATTGCAGCGGCAGGATGACGGCGGCGAATTGTGGCGGCCCGACTTTTTCTTCCGGGGCGAAGCCTGCGATCTGCCGGTTATCGGCTACCGCAACGGCCAAACCCAGCCGCTGCGCCTGTGGCGGGCGTGCCATCGCCGGCCGTTTGACCTGACGCTGTTCAACGCCGGGCGCTATCTTAAGGCGGAACAGGCCGGCGTGACGGCGGCCAGCCTGACGAAGGTGTTGTACCCGAACGACGATCATGCGGCGGGTAAACGGCTGCGGCTGATGCAGCAATACTTCCAGTGCGCCTGCTCGGTGGCCGATATTGTGCGCCGGCATTTGCAGGCGGGGCGAAAATTGGCGGAACTGCCCGATTACGAGGTTATCCAGCTTAATGATACCCACCCGACGCTGGCGATCCCGGAACTGATGCGGCTGCTGCTGGACGAACACCGGATGAGCTGGGACGACGCCTGGTCGGTTACGTCGCGCACCTTCGCCTACACCAATCATACCCTGATGCCGGAAGCGCTGGAGCGCTGGGACGAAAGGCTGTTCGGCCGTCTGCTGCCGCGCCATCTCGCCATTATCAAGCAAATAGATGTTCAGTTTAAAGCGCAGGTGGAGCGGCAGTGGCCCGGCGATCGCCGGGTGTGGGCGAAACTGGCGGTGTGTCATCGGCGCCAGGTGCGCATGGCCAACCTGTGCGTGGTGAGCTGCTTTGCGGTAAACGGCGTGGCGGCGCTGCATTCGGAGCTGGTGGTGAAGGATCTGTTCCCGGAGTATCACCAGCTCTGGCCGCACAAATTTCACAACGTCACCAACGGCATTACGCCGCGCCGCTGGCTGAAACAGTGCAATCCGGCGCTGTCGGCGTTGATTGACGACGCACTGCGCGCCGAATGGGTGAACGATCTGCCCGCGCTGCAAGGGCTGGAGCCTTATGCCGATGACGCCGCATTTCGCGAGCGTTACCGGCGGATAAAATATGACAACAAGGTGAAGCTGGCGCAATATCTGCAACATGGCTACGGGGTGACGCTCGACCCCCAGGCGCTGTTCGATGTGCAAATCAAGCGGTTGCATGAATATAAGCGCCAGCACCTGAACCTGTTGCATATCCTTTCTCTTTACCGGCAATTGCGTGATAACCCGCATCTGGATATAGTTCCGCGCGTCTTTCTGTTTGGCGCCAAGGCCGCGCCGGGATATGCGCTGGCAAAAAATATTATTTACGCCATTAACCAGGTAGCGGAAAAAATTAATCGGGACCGCCGCTGCAACGATCGCCTGAAAGTGGTATTTATTCCCGATTACCGCGTCTCGCTGGCGGAACGGATCATTCCCGCCGCCGACGTGTCCGAGCAGATCTCGACGGCCGGCAAAGAAGCCTCCGGTACCGGCAATATGAAGCTGGCGCTGAACGGGGCGCTGACGGTGGGAACCTGGGATGGCGCCAACGTCGAGATGGCGCAACAGGTTGGCGCGGAGAACCTGTTTATTTTCGGCCATACGGTTGAGCAGGTAAAAGCATTACAGGCGCGGGGATATACCCCCGCGGACTACATTGTTGATACCCCTTTGCTAAGTGAAATATTGGATGAACTGGCCAGCGGCGCGTTTAGTCAGGGAGACAGGCAAGCGTTTGCTCCGCTGTTGAACAGCCTGCTGGAAGCGGGCGATCCCTATCTGTTACTGGCTGATTTCAACCCTTATTGTCAGGTGCAGCGGCAGGTGGATGCGCAATATCGTGAACCGGAGGAGTGGACTCGCCGTTGTGTACTGAATACGGCCAGAATGGGGATGTTCAGCTCGGATAGAGCGATTCATGATTACCAGAAGCGCATTTGGCAAGGGCGTCGTTAAGGAAAAGGAAGATGGTATTCAAGGCGGAGAACGCGGCAATCCAGCAGGTGGGTATTGCGGAAAAATATACCGATGCTTATGGCAATGAGCACATTGTCGACGCATCGATCAGGGACAGGTTGCTGGCGATGATGGATGTCTCCGGGAGCGACGGTGCGCCGCTGCCGCCGGTAAAGGTTTTTCTTCAGGGGCGGGATGCCGTTATCGAACTGGCCGGCAACGGGGAATTTCACTGGACGCTGATGTATGAAAATGGCGGACAGGTTCAGGGCCAGGTGACCGGCGCGACCAGTCTGACGCTGCCGGGGGCGCTTCCGCTCGGGTATCATCATCTCACGCTGACGCAGGCCGACCAGCGCTGGAACTGCCGGATTATCGTGGCGCCGCCCCGCTGTTACGAGCCGCAAGCCCTGTCGCAGGGTAAGCGCTGGTGGGGAGTGACCGTCCAACTGTACACACTGCGTTCGCAAAATAACTGGGGCGTGGGGGATTTTGGCGATTTGCGCCAACTGGTGGAACAGATCGCCCGCCGCGGAGGCGCCTTCGTCGGGCTGAATCCGCTGCATTCGCTGTACCCGGCGGAACCTGAGGCGGCGAGCCCGTACAGCCCCTCCTCCCGTCACTGGCTGAACGTCATCTATATTGACGTCAATCGGGTGGATGATTTTCAGCAGAGTTCGCAAGCGCAGCAGTGGTGGCGGCAAGAGGACATGCAACAGCGGGTGGCGGCGCTGCGCGCGGAGCGTTGGGTGGATTATGAAGCGGTCACCGCGCTCAAGCTGAACGCATTACGCATGGCGTTTAACTATTTTACCACCCGCAGCCCGCTGGACCCGCGCATCAGCGCCTTTCGCCAGTTTGTGGTGAACGGCGGGCAAAGTCTGCAGCTACAGGCGACCTTCGACACCTTGCAGGCCTATCTGAAGCGCCAGGGGGAAAACTATGCCGACTGGCTACAGTGGCCGGCCCGCTATCATGATGTTCACGGCGAGACGGTTAAGTCGTTTCGCCATGAATACGCCGATGAGATCAGGTTTTATTGCTGGCTGCAATGGGTGGCTTATGAACAGCTGGCGGAGTGCTTCGCGCACAGCAAGCAGCTTGGTCTGCCTATCGGCCTGTATCGCGATTTAGCCGTGGGCGTGGCGCAGGGGGGGGCTGAAACCTGGGACGAGCGGCAGCTTTACTGCCTGGACGCCTCCGTGGGCGCGCCGCCCGATCCGCTGGGGCCGCAGGGGCAAAACTGGCAGCTATCGCCGATGAACCCCAGGATGCTGCGGCTGCGCGGCTACCAGCCGTTTATCGATGTGCTGCGCAGTAATATGGCGAACTGCGGCGCGCTGCGCATCGACCATGTGATGGCGCTGCTGCGCTTATGGTGGATACCCAAAGCGGAGTCCGCGGTTAACGGCGCCTATGTGCATTACCCGCTGGATGATCTGCTGGCGATACTGGCGCTTGAAAGTCAGCGCCATCGCTGTCTGGTGATCGGCGAGGATTTGGGAACGGTGCCGCCGGAGATCGTCAGTAAGCTGCATGACGGCGGCGTCTATTCCTATAAAGTCTTATTTTTTGAAAAGGACGAGCAGTATCGCTTCCGTTCCCCCGACCGCTATCCGCGACAGGCGATGGCCACCATCACTACCCACGATCTCCCCACGCTGCGCGGTTACTGGCAGGCGATGGATCTGTCGCTGGGCAGGGATTTGGGGCTGTATCCGCATGACGAGCTATTGCAGCAGCAAATTCAATCGCGTGAAAAGGCCAAACAGGGGCTGTTGAATGCGCTGCATCAGCACGGGCTGCTGCCGCAGCGGGTGGGGCGAAATTCCGCCTTGACGACCATGGGGGCGCCGCTTAACCGTGGCGTTCAGCGTTTTATGGCCGACACCGCCAGCGCGCTGGTCGGTTTTCAACTGGAAGACTGGCTGGATATGGCGACTCCGGTCAACGTGCCCGGCACCAGCCGGGAATATCCCAACTGGCGGCGTAAGCTTAGCCGCACGCTGGAGTCGATCTTCGTCGACCGCTATCTTGAACGTTTGATTCGGGATATCGATTTGCGCCGCGGCGTGGCGCTGCCCGCCGTCGCCTGCGGGGAGGATGCCGCGGACGGTAAATGACCCGGCATCATGATGGAAACGCTAATAGTAGGAATGCTCGCCGCGCTGGTGCTCGGTGAGGTCCCTTACGCCTTTCAGCTCGGGGAATTTTTCCAGCAGCTCTTTCTCAATCCCTTCCTTCAGCGTGTAGTCGACCATCGAACAGCCGTTGCAGCCGCCGCCGAATTGCAGGATCGCCAGACCGTCGTCGGTAATTTCCATCAGCGTCACGCGGCCGCCGTGGCCGGCCAACTGCGGATTGATCTGCGATTGCAGCACATACTCCACGCGTTCAATCAGCGGCGCGTCGTCATCCACTTTACGCATCTTGGCGTTGGGCGCTTTCAGCGTAAGCTGGGAGCCCAACTGGTCGGTGACGAAATCGATTTCGGCGTCTTCCAGATAGGGCGCGCTGAGTTCGTCCACATAGGCTGAAATTTTCTCAAACTTCAGTTCGGTATCGCTGGCTTCCACTGCGTCCGGCGGACAATAGGAGACGCCGCACTCGGCGTTCGGCGTGCCGGGATTGATGACGAAAACGCGGATTTGCGTGCCTTCTTCCTGTTTCGCCAGCAATTTTAGAAAGTGTTCCTGAGCAGCGTCAGTAATACGGATCATAATGTTAGACTCAATGTTGACCATGCTTACCGGTTATAATACGCCCATCCCCCCGCGAACTACAAGGTGCGGCACAAACACCATACCTGAACCCCGACCGCCCCCCGATCCAGCAACACCCGGCTGATTTCCGCCGCGGTACTGCCCGTCGTCACCACATCATCCAGCAACGCCACCTGTTTTCCCGTCAATGACAGATCGCAGCGAAAAGCGCCGCGCAGATTTTTACGCCGGGCGCCGGCGCTAAGCCGTTGTTGAATCCGGGTTTGGCGCACGCGCGCAATCGCCCGCGGTTCATAGTCGCAGCGCAGCCAATGGCTCAGGGGGCGGGCCAGCAGTTCGGTCTGGTTGAATCCGCGCGACCAGTGACGCCGTTTATGCAACGGCACGGTGAACAGCTGCTCGGGCCGCGGCAGATAAGGCGCGGCCGGCAGCGCCCGTTCACGGTAGGCCGCCAGCCAGCGTAATAAAATTTGCCGGGCAAGCACCGCGGCCAGCTCCGTTTTACCGTTGAATTTAAACTCTTTTATCAACGTGCTAAGCGGTGGAACATAGTCGCTGACAAAGATGATTGCTTGCCAGGGCGGCGGATTGCGCAGGCAGCGGCCGCATGGCCGCGTGGTATCGGCCGCGGGCAGTCCGCAGCGCGGACAGCAGGCGGGGAGCGGGGGAAAATGGCGCTGGCAGAATGAGCAAATCCCGTGGCGGCTGTGATAAAGCGGCAGCCGGCATAGCCAGCAGCGGGCGGCGATGGTTAACATAGGCGTATCCCCGAAAAATGATAAAACAGGAAGATAACGGATGAAATCGCTGTATTGGCAGACCGAAGGCGCAGGAAAAACAGAACTTGTGTTGCTGCACGGCTGGGGACTGAATGCGCAGGTATGGGATGGCATAGCGCCGCGACTGGCTGCGCATTTTCGCCTGCATCGGGTGGACCTGCCCGGCTACGGCAGAAGCCGGGGATTCGGGGCGCTGTCGCTGGAGGAGATGGCGGCAACGGTGCTGGCGCAGGCGCCGGAGCGCGCCATCTGGCTGGGCTGGTCGCTGGGCGGGCTGCTCGCCAGTCAGATAGCGTTAAGCGCGCCGCAGCGGGTGAGCGGCTTGATCACCGTGGCCTCATCCCCCTGCTTTGGCGCCAAAGAGGCGTGGCCGGGGATTAAGCCGGAGGTGTTGCACGGCTTTCAGCAACAGCTCAGCGAGGATTTT comes from Brenneria nigrifluens DSM 30175 = ATCC 13028 and encodes:
- a CDS encoding tripartite tricarboxylate transporter permease, with amino-acid sequence MDILINASEYITLSAIIAILAAGLFGLFVGAIPGLTATMAVALLVPFTFFMDPIPALAMMISVGASTIYAGDIPGVLLRIPGTPASAAYVDDSYALSQQGKTNYVLGLGLSTSVIGGIIGAVVLTFASPLLASFALKFSSFEYAWLALLGLSCSTLIAGQYIVKSLLALLLGLALATIGYDEFTGQPRFTFGQVSLLEGISFIPAMIGMFAIANAIEYYASRNGAAPVNHPAHAAEKSSLNILAGIFPALKKNRLGIARSSAIGTLIGVLPGAGADIAAWISYAVAKKFSRNPEKYGKGSEEAVINASSSNNASLAGSYIPTLVFGIPGDSVAAIVIGVLYMKDMQPGPSLFIFHPEKLYAIFMLFFIANLALLPLALIVVNFLKRLISVNKDIIYPVVIVFSIVGAFAMNNSMASVVVMLVMGVIGYYLQKYHYPIAPVILGMVLGPMFEKSLLSSLIKSDGDWTAFVERPISAFLAALFLLVVIMQGKSIIQTFKNRA
- a CDS encoding tripartite tricarboxylate transporter TctB family protein, with the protein product MRLALALPLLFLLFGGGIFLYSYIALGDIRSFGAGFMPAIIGCLIVLLSALDLIAVWRGKVKNQPGVTGWQDIASVALLVAVVVFYIYCVELLGFILTASVIMVGLLLLFLKNNKILASVVAVGLAAGIYYLFSTILLVPLPSGTLF
- a CDS encoding tripartite tricarboxylate transporter substrate binding protein, coding for MNMIRLTSLATLLISSSAFAAWPEKPITIIVPWSAGGNTDTVARLVASGLQKELGVNVNVVNRTGGSGVVGHDAIKRARPDGYTLGIVTVEIAMMHHQKMAELSYQDYTPISRLAVIYGGLQVAKDSPYQDANQLIEAIKQQPGKLRASGSGLKSVWHLNTLGMLKSAGLPEDAVRFIPSQGASGALQELVSGGVDFVTSSPGEAKGMVDAGMVRHLAIMSAQPSELYASIPLFKQATPYDWSLTTWNVLAAPKGLPTDIQTTLTAAMKKVYESGELQKFANNQGFEVGALYDDALYQFMRQEDARFGELLSTDK
- a CDS encoding dihydrodipicolinate synthase family protein produces the protein MKKIEGIVPVMLTPFTARNDIDYPGLAKLIDWYLEQGVDALFAVCQSSEMQFLSLPERLALARFVVERVAGRIPVIASGHISDDLNEQIAELRAMAETGIDALVLVTNHLDPRNQGSETFHATLHSLLAALPQTMPLGLYECPAPYRRLLSDDELRYCADSGRFVVLKDVSCDLPTVARRVKLVAGTPLNIINANAAIAFDAIKAGSKGFSGVFTNFHPELYGWLYHHHARDPALAQELAIFLSLAAVTETLGYPKNAKIYHQRLGTFDSEHCRVNKDNVLEKYWALTVLLDQIRSGTEHYKKKIASIR
- the rbsK gene encoding ribokinase is translated as MFLIERRNNILAYLDKKERAGVDCLADMFSVSKETIRSDLNALARLNLVQRCHGGAIIIRRSLQSKLIADTGGDFEVLLTQLKSRQRNKNQPKKGNKMQGKVCILGSFNVDIVAKVARFPKGGESLLALGSTLGPGGKGANQAMAASRAGAKVHFVAKVGKDQFSQFAYDHLSSSEILSFKLYQSDSEPTGNAIIYVSQQDGENMIAIYPGANKTITDDEVAAIMPELADSNVLLLQLENNFAATLNAMKLAKTLNSKVVLNPAPYSHDALNCLEYVDVITPNETEASLLSGIEVRDLASAKQAAQKIVALGAARVIITMGAHGALILDDGQFRHIPAFPALSVDTTGAGDAFNGAFAAAIAGGQSIAQAATYAAAFASLAVEREGASNMPRHQQVMARLAQR
- the glpG gene encoding rhomboid family intramembrane serine protease GlpG, which gives rise to MIRVIALSNPRLAQAFVDYMQTRNVRLEMRTAGQEAELWLADDRQLDEVRQALEIFLRDPFNPRYQAASWHTGSTDSGIRYQRFSYLQTLQQRAGPLTLSIIIAAIAVFLLMQISGYESVMAWLSYPDAGQEWQLWRWFSHALLHFSLLHILFNLMWWWYLGGPVEKVLGTGKLLMITLISSVASGWAQSWFSGVHFGGLSGVVYALMGYVWLRGEREPEGRLFMPRSLMAFAVLWLIAGYFDILGMSIANAAHVAGLVVGLLMAFWDTYNKTDTR